GAGCACAGCGTCGACGCCATCCGGGCGACCGCCCGTCAGGACCGGCTCATCGGCGCCTTCGACATGGACCGGTGCGTGGGCACCTACCGCAGCACCCCCCAGGAACTCACCGTGCCGGGCGGGGCCGTGCTGCCCGTGTCGGCCGTGTCCAAGGTCAGCGTCGCGGGCACGCACCGCAGGCGCGGCCTGCTGAGCAGGATGGTGGCCACGGACCTCCGGGGCGCCCACGAGCGCGGTGAGCCGCTCGCCGTCCTGGACGCCGCCCAGTACCCGCTGTACGGGCGCTACGGGTTCGGGCCCGCGACGGCCATGGCCTGGTTCGAGATCGACGTGCACCGCGCGCGGCTGGACCCGGGGCGCACCGCGGACGTCTCCGGGGTGCTCCAGGTGGACGCCCGGGAGTACCTGAAGGCGGCCCCGGCGGTCTACGAGCGGCTGCGCGCCGTCCAGCACGGGGCGCTGCGCCGGGACGAGCAGTGGTGGCTGGACGCCACCGGGCAGCGTCCGGAGGGCGCCGCCGAGGGGCCCGAGCCGTTCTTCGCCCTCCACGTCGACCCGGACACCGGTGAGGCCGACGGCCTGCTGTGCTTCAGCGCGGAGGAGACCTGGGGGAGCATGCTGCCCCGCTCGCCGCTGTGGATCCGGGACCTCGTCGCGGTGTCGCCGCGCGCGGAGGCGGCCCTGCTGCGGTACGCGGTGACGGTCGACTGGGTGTCCACCGTGCACCTGCCCTACCGCGCCCCGGACACGCTGCTCCCGCTGTGGCTCGGCGATCCGCGGGCGGCGCGGATCAGCGCCCTGAGCGACTACATGTGGCTGCGGGTGCTGGACACCCCGCGGGCGCTGTCGGCCCGTACCTACGGCGTCGAGGGCGCCCTGGTGCTGGAGGTGACGGACGCGGCCGGCTACGCCGCGGGCAGATGGGCGCTGGAGGGCGGGCCGGACGGCGCGTCCTGCGCGCCCACCGGGCGCGCCCCGGACGTGCGGATCGACGTGCGGGACCTGGGCGCGCTGTACCTCGGTGACGACTCGGCCACCCGGCTGGCGGCGCTCGGCGGCACCGAGGAGCTGCGGCCGGGCGCGCTGGCCCGGGTGGACGCGATGTTCCGCACGGGGCGGCGCCCGTGGTCGCCGCGCGCCGTCCTGGGGCGGCGCTACCAGGCGGGCGCCCCGTGACCGCGCTCCGCAGACTATTGGACCAGCCGATCCAAAACGTGCTAGGCTCGGGACATGGCCCGACCGAGGAGCTTCGACGAGGAGCGGGCCCTGGACGCGGCGATGCGCACGTTCTGGGAGAAGGGCTACGAGGCCACCTCCACGCAGGACCTGTGCGAGGCCACGGGCCTGGGGCGCAGCAGCATCTACAACACCTTCAAGAGCAAGCACGACCTCTTCGAGCGGGCGCTGGCCCGCTACATCGACACCATGACCAGCGCGCACCTGGCCGTCCTGGAGGACGACCGGCTCAGTGCGGCGGAGCGTGTCCGCGCCCTGCTCGCCATGGTCGTCGAGGGGGAGACGGAGCACCGCGCGGGCGGTCGCAGCCTCGGCTGCCTGACCGTGAACACCACGGTGGAGCTGTCGGCCCGGGACGCCCGGGCGGCGGCGATGCTGGAGCGGGACACCGCCCGCCGGCTGGCCGCCCTGCGTGCGGTGCTGGAGGAGGGCCGGCGGGACGGGAGCATCACCTCCGCCCGGGATCCCGGCGCGCTGGCCCGCTTCGTCAACGCGGCGATCGGCGGGATGCGGATCTCCAGTCAGGGCGGCGCCGACCGCGCCGCGCTGGAGTCGATCGCCGACGTCACCCTGGACGCCCTGACCGGCTGACGGCGACGCTGCCCGCACCGGGCGGCGCCTCCGTGCGCCCAAGTTTTGAACTGATCTATCCATAACTAGGACCGACGTGGTCCGGCGCGCCGACCGCCGGACAGCACACCGAAGGAGACCGAACCGTGCCTCGCGCCGTATACGTCCTGGCACTCGGCATCTTCGCCATGGTGACCAGCGAGTTCGTGGTCGCCGGACTGATGCCGCAGATGGCCGACGGCCTGAACGCGACGATCCCGCAGATCGGATACCTCATCACCGCCTTCGCCGTGGCCATGGCGGCCGGCGGGCCCTTCCTCACCATCGCCGTCATGAAGTTCCCGCCCCGCACCGCCCTGATGGTGCTGTTCGCCATCTTCCTGGCGGGCAACGTGCTGGCCGCCACCGCGACCGGCTACGGGACGATGATGGCCGCGCGCATCATCACCGGCATCGCCTCGCAGGCGTTCTTCGGCGTGGGCATCTCCATGTGCGCCCAGCTCACCCGCCCCGAGGTGCGCGGCCGGGCGATCGCGGTGGCCATGAACGGCCTGATGCTCGGCACCCTGCTGGGCCTGCCCATCTCCACCCTCGTCGGTGAGCGCTTCGGCTGGCGCGCGGCGTTCTGGACCATCACCGCGATCACCGTGATCGCCGCGGTGGCCACCCTCTTCGGGGTGCCGCGCATCGAGCGGGCCGAGGGCGGCGGCAGCTTCCGCGAGGAGGTCGGCGTCTTCCGCAAGCCCAAGCTGTGGCTGGTGCTGTCCACCAGCACGCTCATCATCGGCGCCACCTTCTCCGCGTTCAGCTACTTCAACCCGATCCTCACCGAGGTCACCGGCTTCTCCACCGGCACCGTCCCGCTGCTGCTGATCGCCTACGGCGCCGCCACCGTCATCGGCAACAACGTCGTCGGCCGCTTCGCCGACGCCCACACCGTCCCGGTGCTCGCCGTCGGCCTGGTCCTGAACACCGTCTTCCTGGCCGGCTTCGCGCTCCTGGCCGACCTGCCCGTCCCGGCGGTCGTCTGCATGATGGGCATCGGCCTGGTCGGCGTCACGATGAACCCGGCGATGGCGACCCGCGTGCAGCGCACCGGAAACGCCGGCCCGCTCGTCAACACGGTCCACTCCTCCTTCATCACCCTCGGCATCATCCTCGGTTCCTCCATCGGTGCCGTCGTCATCGAGGCGTGGGGTCTGCGCGCACCGCTCTGGCTCGGTGCCGTCATGGCCGTCGCCGGCCTGGCCACCGTCCTGCCCGATCTCGGCCGCAGGTCCGCCCCGGCGGCGGCCGCCGGGCCCGAGACGGCCGTCGCGGCCGCGCCCACCGGCGCGCCCGCCAAGCAGACCGAGCAGGTCTGACCCGCGTTCGGCGAAGGGGCGGCCGGCATCCAGCCGGCCGCCCCTTCGTGTGTGCCGCGACGCCCACGCGCGCGGCCCGCCGTCACCGGCGGGCCGGCAGGCGGCCGCCGCGGTCCCGCCCGCCCCGCCGCGCGGGCGGGGCCGGCGGGTGAGGCGGGAAGAACCGGACGGGAGGCCCTAACGGCACCGCGGGCCGCCCGCGTCCAGCGTGACCGCGCAGTCGAACAGCTCGTGACCGTGCTGCGTCCCGGTCACGGACAGCGTCGGCCGCCCGGCGGCGTCCCTGCCGGTCTCCCTGGCCTCGACCCAGGCGGGCGCGTCCAGTTCCGCGTACCGGAGGAACCGGGTCTGCATCGCCGTCACCGCGGCGTACGGCCAGCCGTCGAGGACGTGGGCCGCCTGCCGGGCGGCCTCCAGCAGCAGCATGCCGGGGGCGTGGTCGACCGGGTGGTCGAAGAGCGCCCGGTGCCCGGTGTCCACCCTCAACTGCCAGCGGCGGGCCGAGCCGGCGGGCGCGAGGACGACATCGGCGGCCCGGTCGCGGCCCGCGGGTCCGGCGGGTATCGCGGCCGGCACGGGGATCGGCCGGACGGCCGCCAGGTCGGCGTGCGCGCCGCGCAGCCGCCGGTAGACGGCGGGGGCCTGGATGGTGAAGCGGCTTGCGGCGGTGGCCAGCGGCACCCCGTCCCGCAGGACCTCGTAGTCGAGCGCGAGGGCCGCCACGCTCCCGCGGCGGTGCACCACCTCCCGGGCGGACACGTGCAGTTCGACGTCGGCCGGTGATCCGTCGGCCCACAGGGCCGCCGGGTCCAGCCGCCAGGCGTAGGTGTCCCAGACCAGGTGGTGCCCGAAGGGGACGTCGTAGGCGTGGTGCGACAGCAGCGGGAACGACTGGCGAACGGTCTCGCTGAGGAGGAGGGGGTCGTGGCGCCCGCCGCGCACGGCATAGAAGGGGTGATCTCCCGGCCAGCGGGCGGTGACGACGAAACAGTTGTCCGCGACGCGCCGCCACCCCGTCAGGAGCACCTGGTCGGCATTGTGTTTGTGGACGGACCGCTGCGCGACTGGGCGCGTCCCGGCGGCGGCATCGATGGTTAACGGCTTGGTCAACGTCACTCCCAAGGGACAGAAGGTGACCGAACAAGGCCCGTCTAGGGCGGTAGCTGGACTGCCGCGGCAGCCGCATGTAAACCTAAAGGACGTTCTTTTTGTTGTCGAGGATGGCTGATCAGACGATGACCCGACCGACCCAGGAGAGGGCTCTGCGCACCCGCGAAGTACTGCTGCGGGCGGGAGCCGAGGTGTTCGACGAGTGCGGATACGCGGGGGCGGGCATCAACCGCATCCTCGAACGAGCCAAGGTCACCGCCGGGGCTCTCTACTTCCACTTCAAGTCCAAGGAGGGCCTGGCCCGCGCCGTCATGAGCGCCCAGCCCGCCGTGATCGAGCCGAGGCTGAACTCCCGCGGACTCCAGCGCCTGGTCGACATCACCCTGGTGTGGGCGCACGAACTCCAGGTGAACGCCCTGCTCCGCGCGGGTGTCCGGCTCTCGGTCGAACAGGGGAGCTTCGGGCTGCGGGACGCCTCCTCCTACCTGGGCTGGAAGGAGATAATGGCGGAGTGCCTGCACACGGCCGTCGACGAGGACGAACTGCTGCCCACGACCCGGCCCGACGACATCGCGGAGTTCCTGGTCGGCGCGTGTACCGGCGTCCAGCTGTACTCACAGCTGATCAGCGACCGCGCCGATCTGCCGCGCCGCACGGTCGTCATGTGGCGGATGTTGCTGCCCGGCATCGCCCGCCCCGAGACCATCGCGCGCATCGACCTCGACGTCGCGAGGGGCAGGTCCCGGTGAGACTGCGGATCGCCGTCGCGGGAGCCACCGGAACCGTCGGACGCCGGCTGGCCGCACTGCTGGGCGCCGACCACGAGGTGCTCTCGCTGACCAGGTCACCGGAGCAGGCCGCCCGGCTGGGCGTCCCGGGCCGCCCCGTACAGGCCGACTTCGGCCGCCGAGCCGGTCTGGAACGCCTCCTCGAAGGGGCCGACGCCCTGTTCGTCGCCACCTTCGACCCCGTACGGCCGTGCCACGACGAGCACCTCGCCGACGCGGCCCGGCAGGCGGGGGTGCGCCACGTCGTCAAGCTCTCCGCGCTCGCCGTCACCGACACCGGAGCCCAGGACCTGATCACCCGCTGGCAGCGCG
Above is a genomic segment from Streptomyces glaucescens containing:
- a CDS encoding TetR/AcrR family transcriptional regulator, which translates into the protein MARPRSFDEERALDAAMRTFWEKGYEATSTQDLCEATGLGRSSIYNTFKSKHDLFERALARYIDTMTSAHLAVLEDDRLSAAERVRALLAMVVEGETEHRAGGRSLGCLTVNTTVELSARDARAAAMLERDTARRLAALRAVLEEGRRDGSITSARDPGALARFVNAAIGGMRISSQGGADRAALESIADVTLDALTG
- a CDS encoding ScbR family autoregulator-binding transcription factor — encoded protein: MTRPTQERALRTREVLLRAGAEVFDECGYAGAGINRILERAKVTAGALYFHFKSKEGLARAVMSAQPAVIEPRLNSRGLQRLVDITLVWAHELQVNALLRAGVRLSVEQGSFGLRDASSYLGWKEIMAECLHTAVDEDELLPTTRPDDIAEFLVGACTGVQLYSQLISDRADLPRRTVVMWRMLLPGIARPETIARIDLDVARGRSR
- a CDS encoding ScbA/BarX family gamma-butyrolactone biosynthesis protein codes for the protein MTLTKPLTIDAAAGTRPVAQRSVHKHNADQVLLTGWRRVADNCFVVTARWPGDHPFYAVRGGRHDPLLLSETVRQSFPLLSHHAYDVPFGHHLVWDTYAWRLDPAALWADGSPADVELHVSAREVVHRRGSVAALALDYEVLRDGVPLATAASRFTIQAPAVYRRLRGAHADLAAVRPIPVPAAIPAGPAGRDRAADVVLAPAGSARRWQLRVDTGHRALFDHPVDHAPGMLLLEAARQAAHVLDGWPYAAVTAMQTRFLRYAELDAPAWVEARETGRDAAGRPTLSVTGTQHGHELFDCAVTLDAGGPRCR
- a CDS encoding MFS transporter, translated to MPRAVYVLALGIFAMVTSEFVVAGLMPQMADGLNATIPQIGYLITAFAVAMAAGGPFLTIAVMKFPPRTALMVLFAIFLAGNVLAATATGYGTMMAARIITGIASQAFFGVGISMCAQLTRPEVRGRAIAVAMNGLMLGTLLGLPISTLVGERFGWRAAFWTITAITVIAAVATLFGVPRIERAEGGGSFREEVGVFRKPKLWLVLSTSTLIIGATFSAFSYFNPILTEVTGFSTGTVPLLLIAYGAATVIGNNVVGRFADAHTVPVLAVGLVLNTVFLAGFALLADLPVPAVVCMMGIGLVGVTMNPAMATRVQRTGNAGPLVNTVHSSFITLGIILGSSIGAVVIEAWGLRAPLWLGAVMAVAGLATVLPDLGRRSAPAAAAGPETAVAAAPTGAPAKQTEQV
- a CDS encoding GNAT family N-acetyltransferase, whose product is MTDSAVIDIRAVTEDDLPAWTRTWGNGYLRPYTEHSVDAIRATARQDRLIGAFDMDRCVGTYRSTPQELTVPGGAVLPVSAVSKVSVAGTHRRRGLLSRMVATDLRGAHERGEPLAVLDAAQYPLYGRYGFGPATAMAWFEIDVHRARLDPGRTADVSGVLQVDAREYLKAAPAVYERLRAVQHGALRRDEQWWLDATGQRPEGAAEGPEPFFALHVDPDTGEADGLLCFSAEETWGSMLPRSPLWIRDLVAVSPRAEAALLRYAVTVDWVSTVHLPYRAPDTLLPLWLGDPRAARISALSDYMWLRVLDTPRALSARTYGVEGALVLEVTDAAGYAAGRWALEGGPDGASCAPTGRAPDVRIDVRDLGALYLGDDSATRLAALGGTEELRPGALARVDAMFRTGRRPWSPRAVLGRRYQAGAP